The Terriglobales bacterium genome contains a region encoding:
- a CDS encoding AMP-binding protein, with product MPRTSVTEYLEQFSRHRRDIACVFPRGYRIVRWTYSELLGQAQRVATFLDHIGIAKGDRIMLWGANSGEWLASFWGAAMRGVVVVPMDNAAAPEFAQRVFEQVQAKLLISSRGLTLAAANGKTLHFEGFSSLSVSAKATATSVSSLSREDLLQIVFTSGTTGEPKGVVITHGNVLANLEPIEREIQKYLRYERIFHPLRFLNLLPLSHVFGQFMGIFVPPLIGAMVHFSESIKASDILNTVHRERISVLITVPRLLGSLREMLEASLRERLGEERVRSEMESAGQEHFAKRWWRFRRIHFQFGWKFWAIISGGATLDHDDEEFWRSLGFAVIQGYGLTETTSLVSLNHPFKLGRGSIGKALPGRDIKLDASGEILVRGDSIAKTYWVNGQPVAAREGEWFHTGDLGAIDEAGNLYFKGRKKNVIVTAEGMNIYPEDLEAQIRAQPEVRDCVVVAVQRGGNAEPCAVLILQPDFAHDGGGAAAQAIGHANQKLSAHQRIWRWLIWPDSDFPRTSTQKPRQDLISAYAHAQVERSGNGNVPRSAVEQAIAGLRKRGAGSSAKLDDDLNLSSIDRVELLTALEQRYQVDLDESRFSEASTVGEVERILNEASQAPRSRKYHYPRWAQKWLVHWLRVAIYYLFTWPATLIMAKPTVVGGQRLRACNSPLLFISNHVTYIDAGLLMFAMPPRYRQTLAIAMQGELLAEMRNPPKQMNVFQRAIEVLSYWLVTALFDVFPLPQQSGFRESFAFAGRSIDRGYSVLVFPEGRRTTDGEMSPFRAGIGILAQQLKVPVVPMRIDGLFPLKSEQRHFARRGQIKVIVGEPVQFPEHMSEEDIARALEERVKSLT from the coding sequence GTGCCGCGAACCTCCGTTACTGAATACCTGGAACAATTCTCACGTCATCGGCGTGACATAGCTTGTGTATTCCCGCGCGGGTACCGCATAGTTCGCTGGACGTACAGTGAGCTCCTCGGCCAGGCGCAACGCGTTGCCACGTTTCTCGACCACATTGGGATAGCAAAGGGCGACCGCATCATGCTCTGGGGGGCAAACTCCGGAGAATGGCTCGCATCCTTTTGGGGCGCGGCTATGCGCGGAGTGGTTGTCGTTCCCATGGACAACGCTGCCGCTCCGGAATTCGCGCAGAGAGTATTTGAACAAGTTCAAGCCAAACTCCTGATCAGTTCACGCGGACTCACGTTGGCAGCGGCCAATGGAAAGACTCTTCACTTTGAGGGCTTCTCGTCGCTTTCCGTTTCCGCAAAGGCAACTGCGACATCGGTGAGTTCTTTGAGCCGCGAAGATCTGCTGCAAATCGTGTTCACCTCCGGAACAACCGGAGAGCCAAAAGGCGTCGTCATTACTCACGGCAATGTCCTCGCAAATCTCGAACCGATCGAGCGCGAAATACAGAAATATTTGCGTTACGAGCGTATATTCCATCCACTTCGTTTTCTCAATCTGCTTCCGCTCAGCCACGTCTTCGGACAATTCATGGGCATTTTTGTGCCACCGCTGATTGGAGCTATGGTCCATTTCTCTGAATCCATCAAGGCTTCAGACATTCTCAATACGGTCCACCGAGAGCGCATCTCGGTGCTGATTACAGTACCGCGGCTGCTTGGCTCTTTGCGGGAGATGCTCGAGGCTTCGCTGCGGGAACGACTTGGAGAAGAACGTGTCCGTTCCGAAATGGAATCAGCCGGCCAGGAACACTTTGCAAAACGCTGGTGGCGCTTCCGTCGCATTCATTTTCAATTCGGCTGGAAGTTCTGGGCAATTATCAGCGGCGGGGCCACTCTCGATCACGATGACGAAGAGTTCTGGCGCAGCCTCGGCTTCGCGGTGATTCAAGGTTATGGACTCACTGAAACTACTTCTCTCGTAAGCCTGAATCATCCTTTCAAACTCGGCCGTGGCTCCATCGGCAAGGCGCTTCCTGGGCGCGACATCAAACTCGACGCATCAGGCGAGATTCTCGTGCGCGGCGACAGCATCGCCAAAACTTATTGGGTGAACGGGCAGCCTGTCGCCGCGCGCGAAGGCGAATGGTTCCACACCGGTGACTTGGGCGCGATCGACGAAGCCGGCAATCTGTACTTCAAAGGCCGCAAAAAGAACGTGATCGTTACCGCGGAAGGGATGAACATTTATCCCGAGGATCTGGAAGCACAAATCCGCGCGCAACCTGAGGTGCGCGACTGCGTTGTCGTCGCAGTGCAGAGAGGAGGAAATGCCGAGCCGTGCGCCGTTTTAATCCTCCAACCTGATTTTGCTCACGACGGCGGTGGAGCGGCTGCACAAGCCATTGGTCATGCAAACCAGAAACTCTCCGCACATCAACGCATTTGGCGTTGGCTTATCTGGCCCGACTCCGATTTCCCTCGAACCTCTACCCAAAAGCCTCGCCAGGATCTGATCTCTGCCTATGCTCATGCGCAAGTTGAGCGCTCCGGAAATGGGAATGTCCCGCGAAGCGCTGTTGAGCAGGCTATTGCTGGTCTGAGGAAGCGGGGAGCAGGCTCATCCGCGAAGCTCGATGACGATCTGAATCTAAGCTCCATTGATCGCGTGGAGCTGCTCACGGCCCTCGAACAGCGATATCAGGTCGACTTGGATGAGAGCCGCTTCTCCGAAGCTAGCACGGTCGGAGAGGTAGAGCGCATCCTCAACGAAGCTAGCCAGGCGCCGCGAAGCCGAAAGTATCACTATCCACGATGGGCTCAGAAGTGGCTCGTCCATTGGCTCCGCGTCGCAATTTATTACCTCTTTACCTGGCCCGCGACGCTCATTATGGCGAAGCCCACGGTCGTTGGAGGCCAGCGGCTCAGAGCCTGCAATTCGCCACTGCTCTTCATCAGCAACCATGTAACGTATATCGACGCTGGGCTGCTGATGTTCGCCATGCCGCCAAGATATCGCCAGACGCTCGCAATCGCCATGCAGGGCGAACTGCTCGCCGAAATGAGAAATCCTCCAAAACAGATGAATGTTTTTCAGAGAGCAATCGAAGTGCTCTCCTACTGGCTCGTGACTGCATTGTTTGACGTGTTCCCTTTGCCGCAACAGTCAGGTTTTCGCGAGAGCTTTGCGTTTGCCGGACGGTCGATCGATCGCGGATACAGCGTTCTTGTCTTTCCCGAAGGGCGTCGCACCACAGATGGAGAGATGTCTCCATTTCGTGCAGGCATCGGCATCCTTGCGCAGCAACTCAAAGTACCTGTCGTGCCAATGAGAATCGACGGGCTGTTTCCGCTGAAATCGGAACAGCGTCATTTCGCTCGCCGAGGCCAGATTAAAGTGATTGTCGGGGAGCCCGTGCAATTCCCTGAGCACATGAGCGAAGAAGACATCGCGCGAGCTTTGGAAGAACGCGTGAAGTCCCTAACTTAG
- a CDS encoding alkaline phosphatase family protein gives MSRVRVVNIRHINLQQLLVFATILIIIFCAGCGGGASPQVASVGSGANPLTAPGQTASVSLSANPQTVVAGQLTTVTWNTSNAASITFSPSLPEAEDRQLTLPTGSATFPLSTTVTYVATVTDAGGHQASSSATITVLPVQFNFSVEPDTIQPGGSAMLSWTSQGISSLSVDQGVGNLSALLPNGSFKVAPGVTTTYTATATDQSGAKLSQQVVVSVAVPPPVIPDHPIKHIIVMLQENRTFDNYFGVLGAYRASKVPGASATDIDGFNPNTELKTKTGKLVKPYHYQTVCTEGLDFAWNESHTDMDLQAPDTFMESDFSGAKFLMDKFAQTLNTTTKDPDGTRQMGHYDQTDLPYYYELATQFATSDRFFSSVPSNTIPNRMYMFTGTSFGHTVNATPGAGGWSQETIFRALNDAGVSWRYYYQDSDIYLSNFADYYRSDIKPKVYNISNWYSVLASPTADDDLPQVVFIERAGATGLDEHPDNNVQSGAALVQKIISALMNSTAWQSSVFVLTYDEGGGLYDHVPPIQVPPPDDIAPILKSGDVKANFNLSGFRIPIMVISPWVKPHFVSHKPRELTSILKLIESTFDVPALTKRDAWADDMSEFFDFTQPPAWKTPPALPTQPTNGVCSQSREVGPTF, from the coding sequence GTGAGTCGAGTCCGGGTCGTGAACATTCGTCATATAAATCTTCAGCAGCTTTTGGTTTTCGCAACAATTCTCATCATTATTTTCTGTGCCGGATGTGGGGGTGGCGCATCGCCGCAGGTTGCATCGGTGGGCAGCGGCGCAAATCCATTGACAGCGCCCGGCCAAACGGCGAGCGTCTCGCTTTCGGCAAACCCGCAGACGGTTGTGGCCGGACAGCTCACGACCGTGACTTGGAATACGAGCAATGCCGCATCGATCACTTTTTCTCCCTCGTTGCCTGAAGCCGAGGATCGCCAACTCACGCTTCCCACCGGATCGGCAACATTCCCGCTCAGCACCACCGTCACTTATGTCGCTACGGTGACGGACGCCGGCGGCCATCAGGCAAGTTCGAGCGCAACGATCACTGTTCTGCCGGTGCAGTTCAACTTTTCGGTCGAGCCCGACACGATTCAACCGGGCGGCAGCGCAATGCTGAGTTGGACTTCGCAGGGAATCAGCTCATTGTCGGTTGACCAGGGAGTCGGAAACCTAAGCGCGCTTCTGCCGAACGGCTCTTTCAAGGTAGCGCCGGGCGTGACGACAACTTACACAGCCACTGCTACGGATCAGAGCGGCGCGAAGCTGAGTCAGCAGGTTGTAGTCAGCGTAGCCGTGCCGCCACCGGTGATTCCGGATCATCCGATCAAACACATCATCGTCATGCTTCAGGAGAACCGCACCTTCGACAACTACTTCGGAGTGCTTGGAGCGTACCGAGCGTCGAAAGTTCCTGGAGCCAGTGCCACCGATATTGATGGATTCAATCCGAATACTGAGCTGAAGACCAAAACGGGAAAACTGGTCAAGCCGTATCACTACCAGACAGTCTGTACGGAGGGTCTCGACTTCGCCTGGAATGAGAGCCACACCGACATGGATCTTCAGGCGCCGGACACGTTCATGGAATCGGACTTCAGCGGCGCGAAGTTCCTGATGGACAAGTTCGCGCAAACCTTGAATACAACGACAAAAGATCCCGACGGAACCAGGCAGATGGGCCACTACGATCAGACGGATCTTCCCTATTACTACGAGTTGGCGACGCAATTTGCTACGAGCGATCGATTCTTCTCATCCGTGCCGTCGAACACGATTCCGAACCGCATGTACATGTTCACAGGCACCTCTTTCGGACATACGGTGAACGCGACTCCCGGAGCCGGTGGCTGGTCACAAGAGACGATCTTTCGCGCGTTAAATGACGCTGGCGTGAGCTGGCGTTACTACTATCAGGACAGCGATATCTATCTGAGCAACTTTGCTGATTATTATCGTAGCGATATAAAGCCCAAGGTCTACAACATCAGCAATTGGTACAGTGTACTCGCGTCCCCAACCGCAGATGATGACCTGCCCCAGGTAGTCTTTATCGAACGCGCCGGAGCCACGGGACTGGATGAGCATCCAGACAACAACGTCCAGAGCGGTGCGGCGCTGGTGCAGAAGATTATCTCGGCGCTGATGAATAGCACGGCATGGCAGTCATCAGTATTTGTTCTTACCTACGACGAAGGCGGAGGACTCTACGATCACGTGCCGCCAATCCAGGTGCCGCCGCCCGATGATATTGCTCCAATTTTGAAGAGCGGCGATGTAAAGGCAAACTTCAACCTATCCGGTTTCCGCATTCCCATTATGGTCATTTCACCGTGGGTGAAACCGCATTTTGTCTCGCATAAACCGCGCGAGCTGACCTCGATCCTGAAGCTGATCGAGAGCACGTTCGACGTGCCGGCGCTTACGAAACGGGACGCGTGGGCGGATGACATGAGCGAGTTTTTCGATTTCACACAGCCGCCGGCCTGGAAGACGCCTCCAGCTTTGCCAACCCAGCCGACGAATGGGGTCTGCAGTCAATCGCGCGAGGTAGGACCTACGTTCTAA